The Vibrio chagasii genome includes a region encoding these proteins:
- the ppk1 gene encoding polyphosphate kinase 1 — translation MEKDYVAKELSWLSFNERVLQEAADKSVPLIERVRFLGIYSKNLDEFYKVRFSDVKRKILLQDTESNSDTSKTLLTQMQQKANELDVRFHSLYKELLLELARNRIFLVNEQQINAEQSDWLKKYFRKKILPHLTPLLLNEDSQLLNILKDEQSYLAIDIEHNGSSQYALLEIPSDALPRFVKLPSPSDSQRTTLILLDNIVRFCLDDLLKGFFEYDSLRCFAIKMTRDADYDLQEDSNCSLLESMSIGIEQRLTALPIRLIYESEMPQEMLNFLRIKLKLSDYDSVLSGGRYQNFKHFCDFPALNRDDLVNAPLSPIKCASFAHYSNYFEAIKARDILLHYPYHTFDHITELVRQASFDPKVTVIKINVYRVAEGSKLLNSIIDAAHNGKKVTVVVELQARFDEQANIQWAKRLQEAGVKVVYGIPSLKIHSKLLLIKRKNGKAMESYVHIGTGNFHEITARVYTDFSLLTANPELTHEVRQVFKYIENPYQKTQFKQLIVSPKNTRKRLYQLIDKEIQNASEGKPASITLKLNNLVDREIIEKLYLASQANVKVRMIIRGMCSLVPGIPNVSDNIEIISVVDRFLEHPRVMIFNNAGKPKVYISSADWMTRNFDHRIEVATPILDSKIKQTIIDITEFHFDDKHKARMIDHTMTNQYKPSTTTQLTHSTSQLATYHYIKHIEKQARKKHKQEKKSCR, via the coding sequence GCAGCTGACAAGTCTGTCCCTTTGATCGAAAGAGTTCGTTTTCTAGGGATCTACTCAAAAAATCTCGATGAGTTCTACAAAGTCCGATTTTCCGACGTAAAACGCAAGATCTTATTGCAAGATACTGAGTCCAACTCTGACACTTCAAAAACCTTGCTGACTCAGATGCAACAGAAGGCGAATGAGCTGGATGTTCGTTTTCATTCACTTTACAAAGAGTTGTTGCTCGAATTGGCACGTAATCGTATTTTTTTGGTTAATGAACAGCAAATTAATGCCGAGCAGAGTGATTGGCTAAAAAAATACTTTAGAAAGAAAATACTCCCGCATCTTACGCCTTTGCTACTTAACGAAGATAGCCAACTGCTCAATATCCTCAAAGACGAACAAAGTTATTTAGCTATCGATATTGAACACAATGGATCATCTCAATACGCTCTGTTAGAGATTCCATCTGACGCTTTACCTCGATTTGTAAAATTGCCGAGTCCGTCAGACTCACAACGTACTACCCTGATCTTGTTAGATAATATAGTTCGTTTCTGCCTAGACGACTTACTTAAAGGCTTCTTCGAATACGATTCGCTGCGTTGCTTCGCCATCAAAATGACACGTGATGCAGACTATGACCTACAAGAAGACAGTAACTGCAGCCTTTTAGAATCGATGTCGATTGGCATTGAACAACGTTTAACAGCGCTGCCGATACGCTTGATCTATGAATCCGAGATGCCACAAGAGATGCTGAATTTCTTGCGAATCAAGCTCAAACTATCAGACTATGACAGCGTACTCTCTGGCGGTCGTTATCAAAACTTTAAGCACTTCTGTGATTTCCCAGCCCTCAATCGAGATGATCTCGTTAACGCGCCTCTCTCACCGATTAAGTGTGCGTCGTTTGCTCATTACAGTAACTATTTTGAAGCGATCAAAGCTCGCGATATCTTATTGCACTACCCGTACCATACTTTCGATCACATTACCGAACTGGTCAGGCAGGCTTCGTTTGATCCCAAAGTAACGGTCATCAAGATCAACGTTTACCGTGTTGCTGAAGGTTCTAAGTTACTCAACTCGATCATTGATGCGGCCCACAATGGCAAGAAAGTCACCGTGGTGGTTGAGCTTCAAGCCCGCTTTGACGAGCAAGCCAACATTCAGTGGGCAAAGAGACTCCAAGAAGCAGGAGTGAAGGTGGTTTATGGTATCCCTAGTCTAAAAATCCATTCAAAATTGCTACTCATCAAGCGCAAGAACGGTAAGGCTATGGAGAGTTATGTTCATATCGGTACAGGCAATTTTCATGAAATCACTGCTCGTGTCTATACCGACTTCTCGTTACTTACCGCAAACCCAGAGCTCACGCATGAAGTTCGCCAAGTCTTCAAATACATCGAAAACCCGTATCAAAAAACGCAGTTCAAACAGCTGATAGTCTCACCTAAAAATACCAGAAAGCGTCTGTATCAGCTGATCGATAAAGAGATCCAGAATGCCTCAGAGGGTAAGCCTGCGAGTATAACTTTAAAGCTCAATAACTTAGTGGATCGCGAAATCATTGAAAAGCTCTACCTAGCGAGCCAAGCCAACGTAAAAGTAAGAATGATCATTCGTGGTATGTGCTCACTGGTTCCGGGAATACCAAACGTCAGTGACAATATTGAGATCATCAGTGTGGTCGATCGTTTTCTTGAGCACCCAAGAGTGATGATCTTCAACAATGCCGGAAAACCCAAGGTTTACATCTCTTCCGCCGATTGGATGACTCGAAACTTTGACCATAGAATTGAAGTAGCAACGCCAATTTTGGACTCTAAGATCAAGCAAACTATCATTGATATCACCGAGTTTCATTTTGATGACAAACATAAGGCGCGGATGATCGATCATACGATGACCAATCAGTACAAGCCTTCAACCACAACTCAACTTACGCATTCCACGTCACAACTCGCTACTTACCACTATATTAAACATATAGAGAAGCAAGCTCGTAAAAAGCACAAGCAAGAGAAGAAATCATGCCGCTAA